In a genomic window of Candidatus Chazhemtobacterium aquaticus:
- the tnpA gene encoding IS200/IS605 family transposase: MRKRSLNHCAYQHQYHLVWGTKYRRKYIKSYVKEELLLELHQLIKKYPTLYLYAVNTGSDHIHLQIEISPDISVARVVQRIKTYTSFRLKKKFKFIRKIYLDSGIWSVGYFSSTVGLNETCPC, encoded by the coding sequence ATGAGAAAGAGAAGCCTTAATCACTGTGCCTATCAACACCAGTACCATCTAGTCTGGGGAACAAAATACAGACGGAAATACATCAAGTCGTATGTCAAGGAAGAGTTGCTGTTAGAGTTACACCAACTGATCAAGAAATATCCCACACTGTATCTTTACGCTGTCAACACGGGTAGTGATCACATTCATCTACAAATTGAGATTTCACCAGATATATCAGTAGCCAGGGTGGTTCAAAGGATTAAGACATATACCAGCTTTCGATTAAAGAAAAAATTTAAGTTCATCAGGAAGATATATCTGGACTCTGGTATCTGGAGTGTGGGATATTTCTCATCAACAGTGGGTTTAAACGAGACATGTCCTTGTTAG
- a CDS encoding GNAT family N-acetyltransferase, with the protein MMMGCERRESLRNDDKLLDFHDAPVWAQDLSVILLAQEFYGHKSIEGGVSIFGESITSGEQHAKVIISDDELIGVGTYKIYEWSKIENQLYLEPGYDVLGRTVRFRLAKFGDLVDKVVGTRLFDRAGELAYVVVNPKFRGFGYGKRLFNARVGELKKYLIH; encoded by the coding sequence ATGATGATGGGATGTGAGCGTAGAGAGTCGCTCCGTAATGATGATAAGCTTTTGGATTTTCATGATGCTCCTGTTTGGGCTCAAGATCTTTCGGTTATACTTCTAGCACAAGAATTTTATGGGCATAAGAGTATTGAGGGGGGTGTCTCTATTTTTGGAGAGAGTATTACTTCGGGAGAACAGCATGCAAAAGTGATCATAAGTGATGATGAATTGATAGGGGTTGGAACTTATAAAATATATGAATGGAGTAAGATTGAAAATCAGTTATACTTAGAACCAGGTTACGATGTGTTAGGGAGAACGGTGCGATTTCGGCTTGCTAAGTTTGGGGATTTGGTCGATAAAGTAGTTGGTACGAGGTTGTTTGATAGGGCTGGTGAGTTGGCTTATGTAGTTGTAAACCCAAAATTTAGAGGATTTGGTTATGGAAAGCGTCTTTTTAACGCCAGGGTTGGAGAATTAAAAAAATATCTGATTCACTGA